In the genome of Streptomyces sp. NBC_00190, one region contains:
- a CDS encoding helix-turn-helix transcriptional regulator — protein sequence MAVPGSAGLSRPGLRGREAELERLRALVEAVRDGEGGAIALLLGEPGIGKTVLLQETVSIARAHGFVISHGRAEELHELAPLASLASGLLHGDPPLLSSTDFADLAGHHDQRVWLVERLAQLIEERSAGTPVLIAVDDVQWADPLSRFALSVMPVRLLSCPVLWLLTGRNDPEPYGQGPRTMTLPLGPLSDTALAELARDVLGGDVPTQVAELLDGAGGNPFLAAEMLTGIAASGADASEPPERLVRGVRDRLADLRPDTLHFLRIGSVLGRAFSLADAAALCGRPASGLSAEVDEAIAAALLHDDGERLRFRHDLLRQAVYADLAPSVRRALHREAASRLVAAGRSSTDAVPHLLKSAEPGDQEAIGLLGTAATDVIAVMPDLAADLAVRALELVPPHAPMVFDVGERAIVALTRAGRYTQARDTGDTLLARQPPLDVFARLQSVLGDTLWHLDDVHELTRRSTAALAAVTDPTIRARLIARQALARSRGRDLGAARETGERALAEAERSGDREARVLALWGLGEIALNAGDCAAAVEHHTALSVFDTAFLPEEAVARIHMDDFDTVRRLLRTAGDAPLRPAMLIWAQGTLNMGLGRLDDADADLVTAERLEADLHVPGNLVNIRVNRGFLAMLRGDREAAREHLDVVRATVAERPNTGNHATHQYFEAVVADADGDHAAAAELVRSVQRDHPFLRWRLLRPHVVQAVRIALRGGDRNLAEDLAAQAVEHATRNPGVPTAQGAAAHASALANADHGLLERSVRILLTGPRPLPLAAASADLGRALLTTGDPAATPALTRAHDIYARAGADVEADRVRADLERATSRSGRRTGGLRPRPAQGWDALTASERKVARLIAAGHTNRSAAEALVVSPHTVNTHLASIFRKLSVRSRVHLARIALAEGDAGTATGG from the coding sequence ATGGCGGTGCCCGGGAGCGCGGGGCTGAGCCGGCCCGGGCTGCGGGGCCGCGAAGCCGAGCTGGAGCGGCTGCGCGCCCTGGTCGAGGCGGTGCGCGACGGCGAGGGAGGAGCGATCGCGCTGCTCCTGGGCGAGCCCGGGATCGGGAAGACCGTACTGCTGCAGGAGACCGTCTCGATCGCGCGGGCTCACGGGTTCGTCATCAGCCATGGACGCGCCGAGGAACTGCACGAGCTGGCACCGCTCGCCTCACTGGCCTCCGGCCTCCTGCACGGTGACCCGCCGCTGCTGTCCAGCACGGACTTCGCAGACCTCGCGGGCCATCACGACCAGCGCGTCTGGCTCGTCGAACGACTGGCCCAGCTGATCGAGGAACGCTCGGCGGGCACGCCCGTACTGATCGCGGTCGACGACGTCCAATGGGCCGACCCGCTGAGCCGGTTCGCCCTGAGCGTCATGCCGGTACGGCTCCTCAGCTGCCCGGTCCTCTGGCTGCTCACGGGCAGGAACGACCCGGAACCGTACGGGCAGGGGCCGCGGACGATGACCCTCCCCCTCGGGCCGCTGTCCGACACGGCCCTGGCCGAGCTGGCACGGGACGTCCTCGGCGGGGACGTGCCGACGCAGGTCGCGGAACTCCTCGACGGGGCGGGAGGCAACCCCTTCCTCGCGGCCGAGATGCTCACGGGCATCGCGGCGTCGGGCGCGGACGCGTCGGAGCCTCCGGAGCGGCTGGTCCGCGGTGTACGCGACCGGCTGGCCGACCTCCGGCCGGACACCCTCCACTTCCTGCGGATCGGCTCGGTCCTCGGCCGCGCGTTCTCGCTCGCGGACGCCGCCGCCCTGTGCGGCCGGCCCGCCTCCGGACTCAGCGCCGAAGTGGACGAGGCGATCGCCGCCGCCCTCCTCCACGACGACGGCGAACGCCTCCGGTTCCGCCACGACCTGCTCCGCCAGGCGGTGTACGCCGATCTCGCCCCCTCCGTACGCCGGGCGCTGCACCGGGAGGCTGCGAGCCGACTCGTCGCGGCGGGCCGGAGCTCCACCGACGCGGTCCCGCATCTGCTGAAGAGCGCCGAACCCGGCGACCAGGAGGCGATCGGGCTGCTCGGCACGGCCGCCACGGACGTGATCGCCGTGATGCCCGACCTCGCCGCCGACCTGGCCGTACGCGCCCTGGAACTCGTACCGCCCCATGCGCCCATGGTGTTCGACGTGGGAGAACGGGCCATCGTCGCGCTGACCCGCGCGGGCCGGTACACCCAGGCACGGGATACCGGCGACACGCTGCTCGCCCGGCAGCCGCCCCTGGACGTCTTCGCCCGTCTGCAGTCCGTACTCGGCGACACGCTGTGGCACCTCGACGACGTCCACGAGCTGACCCGCCGCTCGACGGCAGCACTGGCAGCCGTCACCGACCCGACGATCCGCGCCCGGCTCATCGCCCGGCAGGCCCTCGCCCGGTCCCGCGGGCGCGACCTCGGGGCCGCTCGCGAGACCGGCGAACGGGCGCTCGCCGAGGCGGAGCGGTCCGGTGACCGGGAGGCCCGTGTCCTCGCGCTGTGGGGCCTCGGCGAGATCGCCCTCAACGCGGGCGACTGCGCCGCCGCCGTCGAACACCACACGGCGCTGAGCGTGTTCGACACGGCCTTCCTGCCCGAGGAGGCCGTCGCCCGGATCCACATGGACGACTTCGACACCGTACGGCGACTGCTCCGGACGGCGGGCGACGCTCCCCTGCGCCCCGCCATGCTGATCTGGGCCCAGGGAACCCTGAACATGGGGCTCGGCCGGCTCGACGACGCGGACGCCGACCTCGTCACCGCCGAGCGGCTCGAAGCGGACCTCCACGTGCCCGGCAACCTGGTCAACATCCGCGTCAACCGCGGCTTCCTCGCGATGCTGCGCGGCGACCGCGAAGCCGCGCGGGAACACCTGGACGTCGTGCGGGCGACCGTGGCCGAGCGGCCGAACACGGGCAACCACGCCACGCACCAGTACTTCGAGGCCGTCGTCGCCGACGCCGACGGCGACCACGCGGCAGCGGCCGAACTGGTCCGATCCGTGCAGCGTGACCACCCCTTCCTCCGATGGCGGCTCCTGCGCCCCCATGTCGTCCAGGCCGTGCGGATCGCCCTGCGCGGCGGGGACCGGAACCTGGCCGAGGACCTCGCGGCCCAGGCTGTCGAACACGCCACCCGCAACCCCGGCGTGCCGACCGCCCAGGGGGCGGCCGCCCACGCGTCCGCCCTGGCGAACGCCGACCACGGACTCTTGGAGCGGTCGGTGCGCATCCTCCTCACCGGCCCCCGGCCGCTGCCCCTCGCCGCCGCATCCGCCGACCTCGGGCGCGCGCTCCTCACAACAGGCGACCCCGCCGCGACACCCGCCCTGACCAGGGCCCACGACATCTACGCCCGGGCGGGAGCCGATGTCGAGGCCGACCGGGTCCGGGCCGATCTGGAACGGGCCACCAGCCGCTCCGGCCGGCGCACCGGAGGCCTCCGACCGCGCCCCGCCCAGGGCTGGGACGCGCTCACGGCCTCGGAACGCAAGGTGGCCCGGCTGATCGCCGCGGGCCACACCAACCGGTCGGCCGCGGAGGCCCTCGTCGTCTCCCCGCACACGGTCAACACCCATCTGGCGTCGATCTTCCGCAAGCTCTCGGTGCGCTCGCGGGTCCACCTGGCCCGGATCGCGCTTGCGGAGGGCGACGCCGGAACAGCCACCGGCGGCTGA
- a CDS encoding alpha/beta hydrolase → MKNRPVLEPAAQAFADATAQPPYLYQIPVAEGRKAVDGVQSGEGVPLPEVDEEWITVHGGPTGDVRARIVRPRGATGPLPVILYIHGAGWVFGNAHTHDRLVRELAVGTRAAVVFPEYDLSPEARYPVAIEQNYSVAQWVAREGHHKDLDGTRIAVAGDSVGGNMSAALTLMAKQRGDVTLVQQVLFYPVTDASFDTGSYHAFAEGYFLRRDAMKWFWDQYTTAEAERAQITASPLRATTEQLTGLPPALVITAEADVLRDEGEAYAARLRAAGVPVTALRVQGVIHDFVMLNALRETQAAELAIGLATDTLRKALA, encoded by the coding sequence GTGAAGAACCGTCCGGTCCTCGAACCCGCCGCCCAGGCCTTCGCCGACGCCACCGCCCAGCCGCCGTACCTCTACCAGATCCCCGTCGCCGAAGGCCGTAAGGCCGTGGACGGCGTCCAGAGCGGTGAGGGCGTCCCCCTGCCCGAGGTCGACGAGGAGTGGATCACCGTCCACGGCGGCCCGACCGGCGACGTCCGCGCCCGGATCGTCCGCCCCCGCGGCGCCACCGGCCCGCTTCCCGTCATCCTCTACATCCACGGCGCGGGCTGGGTCTTCGGCAACGCCCACACCCACGACCGTCTCGTCCGCGAACTCGCCGTCGGCACCCGGGCGGCCGTGGTGTTTCCCGAGTACGACCTCTCGCCCGAGGCGCGCTACCCCGTCGCGATCGAGCAGAACTACAGCGTCGCCCAGTGGGTCGCCCGCGAGGGCCACCACAAGGACCTCGACGGCACGCGGATCGCCGTCGCGGGCGACTCTGTGGGCGGCAACATGAGCGCCGCCCTCACCCTCATGGCCAAGCAGCGCGGCGACGTCACGCTCGTCCAGCAGGTCCTCTTCTACCCGGTCACGGACGCGAGCTTCGACACCGGCTCGTACCACGCCTTCGCCGAGGGCTACTTCCTGCGCCGCGACGCCATGAAGTGGTTCTGGGACCAGTACACGACCGCCGAGGCCGAGCGCGCCCAGATCACCGCCTCCCCGCTGCGCGCCACCACCGAGCAGCTCACGGGCCTGCCGCCCGCCCTGGTCATCACCGCCGAGGCCGACGTCCTGCGCGACGAGGGCGAGGCGTACGCGGCGAGGCTCCGCGCCGCCGGCGTCCCCGTCACCGCCCTGCGCGTCCAGGGCGTCATCCACGACTTCGTGATGCTGAACGCACTGCGCGAGACGCAGGCCGCGGAACTCGCCATCGGTCTCGCCACCGACACCCTGCGCAAGGCCCTCGCATGA
- a CDS encoding GPR1/FUN34/YaaH family transporter — protein MSAASPAADGGDTPATLPDVPPGRRFEPDLRSMTRINLRPIASPMPLGFFTIAIASVMTGCLQLGIFDQTARSAVAFTVLPAFALQLLVSFLAFGARDVIAATLMAVFAGSWLPYSLIMLSGAADGLQVLGVFNLALLCFGALMTAVTRPKRALWLVLAVSLPRWAATGLAGITGAEWLTRTSGALGLVVALVAMYTAFALMLEDMRSEQVLPIGRSGPAHLAVEGDLSVQLRNLERQAGVRRTL, from the coding sequence ATGTCCGCAGCCTCCCCCGCCGCCGACGGCGGCGACACGCCGGCAACCCTGCCGGACGTTCCCCCCGGACGCCGTTTCGAGCCGGACCTCCGGTCGATGACACGGATCAACCTGCGCCCCATCGCCTCACCCATGCCGCTCGGCTTCTTCACGATAGCCATCGCCTCCGTGATGACAGGCTGCCTGCAGCTCGGGATCTTCGACCAGACGGCCCGCAGCGCCGTCGCCTTCACCGTACTGCCGGCCTTCGCCCTGCAACTTCTGGTGAGCTTCCTGGCCTTCGGCGCCCGTGACGTGATCGCGGCGACGCTGATGGCGGTGTTCGCCGGCAGCTGGCTGCCCTACTCGCTCATCATGCTCAGCGGCGCGGCCGACGGCCTTCAGGTCCTCGGCGTGTTCAACCTGGCGCTCCTCTGCTTCGGGGCCCTGATGACCGCCGTGACCCGGCCCAAGCGCGCGCTGTGGCTCGTCCTCGCGGTCTCCCTGCCCCGCTGGGCGGCCACCGGCCTCGCGGGCATCACCGGCGCCGAATGGCTGACGCGCACGTCCGGCGCGCTCGGCCTCGTGGTGGCGCTCGTCGCGATGTACACGGCGTTCGCCCTGATGCTCGAGGACATGCGCAGCGAGCAGGTCCTGCCCATCGGCCGCAGCGGCCCCGCCCACCTCGCCGTGGAAGGCGACCTGTCCGTCCAACTCCGCAACCTGGAACGCCAGGCGGGCGTACGCCGCACGCTCTGA
- a CDS encoding alpha/beta fold hydrolase: MPRHARPTVVLVHGAFADASSFARVIPELAAAGMEVVAPAVPNRSLVDDAAYIASVIRAVEGPVILVGHSYGGAVITLAGTEDNVRALVYLAGYALEEGESLGELQGRFPDSGLADALVYTPFPVAGSTETGTDVSVEIEKFPALFAADVDPDLAAVLAVSQRPLAARAFSEAAPVAAWKTKPSWGLVASSDRTINPDVERYGYERAGMTTVEVDSSHLVMLAQPKAVAELIQDAARSTVH; encoded by the coding sequence ATGCCCCGACACGCCCGCCCCACCGTCGTCCTGGTCCACGGCGCCTTCGCCGACGCCTCCAGCTTCGCCCGCGTCATCCCCGAACTGGCCGCTGCCGGCATGGAAGTGGTGGCCCCGGCCGTGCCCAACCGCAGCCTCGTCGACGACGCCGCGTACATCGCCTCGGTGATCCGCGCCGTCGAAGGCCCCGTGATCCTGGTCGGGCACTCCTACGGCGGTGCCGTCATCACCCTCGCCGGCACGGAGGACAACGTCCGCGCACTGGTGTACCTCGCGGGATACGCGCTGGAGGAGGGCGAGAGCCTGGGCGAGCTGCAGGGCCGCTTCCCCGACTCCGGTCTCGCCGACGCGCTCGTCTACACCCCGTTCCCGGTGGCCGGCTCCACCGAGACCGGCACCGACGTCTCGGTGGAGATCGAGAAGTTCCCCGCCCTCTTCGCTGCGGACGTCGACCCCGACCTCGCCGCGGTGCTCGCCGTCTCCCAGCGCCCCCTGGCCGCACGGGCCTTCTCGGAGGCGGCGCCTGTCGCGGCGTGGAAGACCAAGCCCTCGTGGGGTCTGGTCGCCTCCTCCGACCGCACGATCAACCCCGATGTGGAGCGCTACGGGTACGAGCGCGCCGGCATGACCACCGTCGAGGTCGACTCCTCCCATCTGGTCATGCTCGCCCAGCCCAAGGCAGTGGCGGAGCTGATCCAGGACGCGGCCAGGTCCACCGTCCACTGA
- a CDS encoding amidohydrolase: MTGPSTSMPVAGLVPAPRREHEHADLLVRNAKVFTGDPDRPEARAVALRDGRVAALGDDHDLAHLVGPGTKVVDALGRRVIPGLNDSHLHVIRGGLNYVLELRWDGVRSLRHALAMLREQAGRTPKGQWIRVVGGWTAEQFAERRMPTVAELNAAAPDTPVFVLHLYQSALMNRAAVQAAGFTRDTPDPRGGQIVRGRDGEPNGVLLAAPSALILYSTLAKAPALDEADKRTSTRHFLRELNRFGLTSAVDAAGGFQNFPDNYATVADLARSGELTLRIAYHLFPQTAGQELADLKRWTGMVQPGDGDEWLRLNGAGENLTWAAADFENFSEPRPELAAGYETEFESAVRLLLENGWGFRLHATYDETIRRDLAVFEKLAAEGLFPGGNRWLFDHAETVSADSLDRIAALGGAVSVQNRMSFQGAAFLDRYGAGAAAHTPPVRAMLDRGLTVAAGTDATRVSSYNPWVALHWLVTGRTVGGTALYPAGNLIDRETALGLYTRGGAQLTGEQDVKGTLREGTYGDLAILSDDFLTVPEDVIPDIESVLTVVGGRIVYATAEYEGLDEAIPPVAPEWSPVAHFGGYQSGARQASAVAEAVAESEQHRRWRVARGSVPDTTPSFVDPCFDH, encoded by the coding sequence ATGACCGGGCCGTCGACGAGCATGCCGGTGGCGGGCCTCGTCCCCGCCCCGCGTCGGGAACACGAGCACGCCGACCTCCTCGTCCGCAACGCCAAGGTGTTCACCGGTGACCCCGACCGCCCCGAGGCCCGTGCCGTCGCCCTCCGCGACGGCCGGGTCGCGGCCCTCGGCGACGACCACGACCTCGCCCACCTCGTCGGGCCGGGAACGAAGGTCGTCGACGCCCTCGGCCGCCGGGTGATCCCCGGCCTCAACGACTCGCACCTGCATGTCATCCGGGGCGGCCTGAACTACGTCCTGGAGCTGCGCTGGGACGGCGTACGAAGCCTCCGACACGCCCTCGCGATGCTGCGCGAGCAGGCCGGCCGCACCCCGAAGGGGCAGTGGATCCGGGTGGTGGGCGGCTGGACCGCCGAGCAGTTCGCCGAGCGCAGGATGCCGACCGTCGCGGAGCTGAACGCCGCCGCCCCCGACACCCCGGTCTTCGTCCTGCACCTGTACCAGTCGGCGCTGATGAACCGGGCCGCGGTGCAGGCAGCCGGATTCACCCGCGACACCCCGGATCCCCGCGGCGGGCAGATCGTCCGCGGCCGGGACGGCGAACCCAATGGCGTGCTCCTCGCGGCGCCGAGCGCCCTCATCCTGTACTCGACCCTGGCCAAGGCGCCGGCCCTCGACGAGGCCGACAAGCGGACGTCGACGCGCCACTTCCTGCGCGAGCTGAACCGCTTCGGACTGACGTCCGCGGTCGACGCCGCCGGCGGGTTCCAGAACTTCCCCGACAACTACGCGACGGTCGCCGACCTCGCCAGGTCGGGGGAGCTGACCCTCCGGATCGCCTACCACCTCTTCCCGCAGACGGCCGGGCAGGAGCTCGCCGACCTGAAGCGCTGGACCGGGATGGTCCAGCCCGGGGACGGGGACGAGTGGCTCCGCCTCAACGGCGCGGGAGAGAATCTGACCTGGGCCGCCGCCGACTTCGAGAACTTCTCCGAGCCCCGGCCCGAGCTTGCCGCAGGGTACGAGACCGAATTCGAGAGCGCCGTCCGGCTTCTCCTTGAGAACGGCTGGGGCTTCCGGCTCCACGCGACCTACGACGAGACGATCCGCCGCGACCTGGCCGTCTTCGAGAAGCTCGCGGCCGAAGGACTCTTCCCCGGCGGCAACCGCTGGCTCTTCGACCACGCGGAGACGGTCTCGGCCGACAGCCTCGACCGGATCGCCGCCCTCGGCGGCGCCGTCTCGGTCCAGAACCGGATGTCCTTCCAGGGCGCCGCGTTCCTCGACCGCTACGGCGCCGGGGCCGCCGCCCACACCCCGCCGGTCCGGGCCATGCTCGACCGAGGCCTGACCGTCGCCGCAGGAACCGATGCCACCCGCGTCTCCTCGTACAACCCGTGGGTCGCCCTCCACTGGCTGGTCACCGGGCGCACCGTCGGCGGGACGGCCCTTTACCCGGCCGGGAACCTGATCGACCGGGAGACCGCCCTCGGCCTCTACACCCGGGGCGGAGCGCAGCTCACCGGCGAGCAGGACGTCAAGGGAACCCTGCGAGAGGGGACTTACGGCGACCTCGCGATCCTCTCCGACGACTTCCTCACCGTGCCCGAGGACGTCATTCCCGACATCGAGTCCGTCCTCACTGTCGTCGGCGGCCGGATCGTCTACGCGACCGCCGAGTACGAGGGGCTCGACGAGGCCATCCCGCCGGTGGCCCCCGAGTGGAGCCCGGTGGCCCACTTCGGCGGGTACCAGAGCGGTGCCCGCCAGGCATCGGCCGTGGCCGAGGCCGTCGCCGAGTCCGAGCAGCACCGCCGCTGGCGCGTCGCACGCGGCTCCGTTCCCGATACGACGCCGTCCTTCGTCGATCCCTGCTTCGATCACTGA
- a CDS encoding carbohydrate ABC transporter permease, with the protein MSFDAVAQQPKLLYLLQGVAAFAAVVSLILLALHRGPVRRRGAALILLAPALLLLTVGLLLPGLRTLVLSFTDSGGDAWAGFDNYVWMVTDPRALMALRNTLAWVVLVPLLAASVGLLYAAAVVRSRFRAFALSLVLMPMAISFVGAGVVWKFVYAYRPAEAGQIGLLNQLVVAFGGEPRQWLVDSPWNVLFLIVVMVWTQAGFAAVLLAGAIRAVPGELTEAARLDGASPRQIFWRITMPSIRPTLLVVVLAQTIGTFKAFDIVKTMTGGQFDTGVIAHEMYDQAFRYGETGRGAALAVLLFVLVTPFVAHQVRAQRRTA; encoded by the coding sequence ATGTCGTTCGACGCCGTCGCCCAGCAGCCCAAGCTGCTGTACCTGCTCCAGGGCGTCGCCGCCTTCGCGGCGGTGGTCTCCCTGATCCTGCTGGCGCTGCACCGGGGGCCGGTACGGAGGAGGGGCGCGGCCCTGATCCTGCTGGCCCCCGCGCTGCTGCTACTCACGGTCGGTCTTCTCCTGCCCGGTCTGCGCACCCTGGTCCTGTCGTTCACCGACAGCGGGGGAGACGCGTGGGCCGGCTTCGACAACTACGTGTGGATGGTCACCGACCCCCGGGCGCTGATGGCGCTGCGCAACACCCTGGCGTGGGTGGTGCTCGTGCCGTTGCTGGCAGCCTCGGTCGGTCTGCTCTACGCGGCGGCCGTCGTACGGTCGCGGTTCAGAGCGTTCGCGCTGTCCCTCGTCCTGATGCCGATGGCGATCTCCTTCGTCGGCGCGGGTGTCGTCTGGAAGTTCGTCTACGCCTACCGTCCCGCGGAGGCCGGGCAGATCGGGCTGCTGAACCAGCTCGTCGTCGCGTTCGGCGGCGAACCGAGGCAATGGCTCGTGGACTCTCCCTGGAACGTCCTGTTCCTCATCGTGGTGATGGTGTGGACACAGGCGGGCTTCGCGGCCGTCCTGCTGGCCGGCGCGATCAGGGCCGTTCCCGGAGAGCTGACCGAGGCGGCCCGACTCGACGGCGCGTCCCCCCGGCAGATCTTCTGGCGGATCACCATGCCGTCGATCAGGCCCACTCTGCTCGTCGTGGTCCTCGCCCAGACGATCGGCACCTTCAAGGCCTTCGACATCGTCAAGACCATGACCGGCGGACAGTTCGACACGGGCGTCATCGCCCACGAGATGTACGACCAGGCCTTCCGCTACGGCGAGACGGGCCGCGGTGCGGCGCTCGCCGTGCTCCTCTTCGTCCTCGTCACCCCCTTCGTCGCCCACCAGGTCCGGGCACAGCGGAGGACAGCGTGA
- a CDS encoding GNAT family N-acetyltransferase, with amino-acid sequence MEPQVTDRPEKSRYEILAGDDGAETAGFAEYHLSEGEIAFIHTEIDSRSAGRGLGGLLARGVLDDARARGLRVLPYCPFIRGWIGKHPEYTDLVPEARRARFGL; translated from the coding sequence ATGGAACCGCAGGTGACGGACCGGCCCGAGAAGTCCCGGTATGAGATCCTCGCCGGCGACGACGGCGCCGAGACCGCCGGCTTCGCCGAGTACCACCTCTCGGAGGGCGAGATCGCCTTCATCCACACCGAGATCGACAGCCGGTCCGCCGGCCGGGGCCTGGGCGGGCTGCTCGCCCGCGGGGTCCTCGACGACGCCCGGGCCCGAGGGCTGCGCGTCCTGCCGTACTGCCCCTTCATCCGGGGCTGGATCGGCAAGCACCCCGAGTACACCGACCTGGTGCCCGAGGCGAGGCGCGCCCGCTTCGGCCTGTGA
- a CDS encoding ABC transporter substrate-binding protein — MRFGARLVLAVIALAALAAACGVPQDSGSQSHTAVDCGPYARYGRHPGTKVTVYAENRDREADLFEETWADFADCTGIDVQYEGDGEFEAQIQLRVDGGSVPDVAFFPQPGLLERFARAGKLKPASAGVVALAKQGWSADWNSYATVNGTLYGTPLVANVKSFVWYSPKFFRDRGLSVPRTWSELMAVTEKAAASGVKPWCAGIESAEATGWPVTDWIEDVLLRQQGTDVYDQWVTHKIPFNDPRVIKAMDTVGSVLKNDRYANGGFGPARSMASISFQEAGTPILSGDCAMHRQASFYADMWPKGTEIGPDKDVYAFLLPGADPAGRPVLGGGVFTAAFADRPEVRAFQEYLASADFANARMKKGPFVSANKGVDPANAATPVDRLSIQLLQDPRTQFRFDGSDLMPASVGAGTFWKGSVDWIGGASTRQVADSIERAWPSH; from the coding sequence ATGAGGTTCGGCGCGAGGCTCGTGCTCGCCGTCATCGCCCTCGCCGCCCTTGCCGCCGCCTGCGGTGTTCCGCAGGACAGTGGTTCGCAGTCGCACACCGCCGTGGACTGTGGGCCGTACGCCAGGTACGGCAGGCACCCCGGCACCAAGGTCACCGTCTACGCGGAGAACCGGGACCGGGAAGCCGACCTGTTCGAAGAGACCTGGGCGGACTTCGCGGACTGCACGGGAATCGACGTCCAGTACGAGGGGGACGGGGAGTTCGAGGCCCAGATCCAGCTCCGGGTCGACGGCGGGAGTGTGCCGGATGTGGCGTTCTTCCCTCAGCCCGGGCTCCTGGAACGCTTTGCGCGGGCGGGGAAGCTCAAGCCCGCGAGCGCCGGGGTCGTGGCCCTCGCGAAGCAGGGCTGGTCGGCTGACTGGAACAGCTACGCGACCGTGAACGGCACCCTCTACGGCACGCCGCTGGTCGCGAACGTGAAGTCGTTCGTCTGGTACTCGCCGAAGTTCTTCCGCGACAGGGGACTGAGCGTTCCCCGTACGTGGTCCGAGCTGATGGCCGTGACGGAGAAGGCCGCGGCGTCGGGCGTCAAGCCGTGGTGCGCGGGCATCGAGTCCGCCGAGGCGACCGGCTGGCCCGTGACGGACTGGATCGAGGACGTCCTGCTGCGCCAGCAGGGCACGGACGTCTACGACCAGTGGGTCACCCACAAGATCCCGTTCAACGACCCGCGGGTGATCAAGGCCATGGACACCGTGGGGTCCGTCCTCAAGAACGACCGGTACGCCAACGGCGGTTTCGGTCCGGCCCGTTCGATGGCGTCGATCTCCTTCCAGGAGGCCGGCACACCGATTCTCTCCGGCGACTGTGCGATGCACCGCCAGGCCTCGTTCTATGCCGACATGTGGCCGAAGGGCACCGAGATCGGACCGGACAAGGACGTCTACGCCTTCCTCCTGCCGGGGGCCGACCCGGCCGGCCGCCCCGTACTGGGCGGTGGGGTGTTCACCGCGGCGTTCGCCGACCGTCCCGAAGTGCGGGCGTTCCAGGAGTATCTGGCCTCCGCGGACTTCGCGAACGCGCGTATGAAGAAGGGCCCGTTCGTCTCGGCGAACAAGGGCGTGGATCCGGCGAACGCCGCGACCCCGGTCGACAGACTCTCGATCCAGCTGCTCCAGGACCCCAGGACACAGTTCAGGTTCGACGGTTCGGACCTGATGCCCGCTTCGGTCGGTGCCGGGACGTTCTGGAAGGGATCCGTCGACTGGATCGGCGGCGCGAGCACCCGGCAGGTCGCCGACTCCATCGAACGTGCCTGGCCGAGCCACTGA
- a CDS encoding carbohydrate ABC transporter permease — translation MNGVREHLASRAFTSIAVVIAVLWTTPTLGLLLSSFRPEEEIKTTGWWTVFGTPHLTLDNYGEVLSGGGNGSGRLAEYFVNSVVITLPSVLFPLVLAFFAAYALAWIDFRGRDALVVGIFALQVVPLQMALVPLLKLFSQGWLFLPAWNLTGPARFGQVWFAHTVFALPFAVFLLHNFLAGLPRDLIEAARVDGASHGTLLFRIVLPLARPALVSFAIIQFIWVWNDLLVALTLSGGTAETAPMTVRLASLAGTYGNEWQRLTAGAFVSAFVPLLVFFSLRRHFARGLLAGSVKG, via the coding sequence GTGAACGGCGTCCGGGAGCATCTGGCCTCCCGCGCCTTCACGTCGATCGCCGTGGTGATCGCGGTCCTCTGGACGACACCGACCCTCGGTCTGCTGCTCTCCTCGTTCCGTCCCGAGGAGGAGATCAAGACGACGGGCTGGTGGACCGTGTTCGGTACGCCGCACCTCACGCTCGACAACTACGGCGAGGTGCTGTCCGGCGGCGGGAACGGGTCGGGGCGGCTCGCGGAGTACTTCGTCAACTCCGTCGTCATCACCCTCCCCTCGGTGCTGTTCCCGCTCGTGCTGGCGTTCTTCGCGGCGTACGCCCTGGCGTGGATCGACTTCAGGGGGCGGGACGCGCTCGTCGTCGGCATCTTCGCGCTCCAGGTCGTGCCGCTCCAGATGGCGCTCGTCCCCCTCCTGAAGCTGTTCTCCCAGGGCTGGCTGTTCCTGCCCGCGTGGAACCTCACCGGTCCCGCGCGTTTCGGCCAGGTCTGGTTCGCCCACACGGTCTTCGCGCTGCCGTTCGCGGTGTTCCTCCTGCACAACTTCCTGGCAGGGCTGCCCCGGGACCTGATCGAGGCCGCCCGCGTCGACGGCGCGTCGCACGGGACGCTGCTGTTCCGGATCGTGCTGCCCCTGGCCCGCCCGGCCCTGGTCTCCTTCGCCATCATCCAGTTCATCTGGGTGTGGAACGACCTCCTCGTGGCACTGACGCTGTCGGGCGGGACGGCCGAGACCGCGCCGATGACGGTCAGACTGGCGAGCCTGGCCGGGACGTACGGCAACGAGTGGCAGCGGCTCACCGCAGGAGCCTTCGTGTCGGCGTTCGTCCCGCTGCTCGTCTTCTTCTCCCTCCGGCGGCACTTCGCGCGGGGACTGCTCGCCGGATCGGTCAAAGGATGA